The genomic window TACGATTCTCGTTATGAATGATCAAAGTACAACTAGTCTTCCGCTTATACTATCCCCATTTTTAAGTTCATAGTAAACTCAGATATGGTTTAGAGCGACTAAATCAACCTCACATTAGCATTCTTCTGAAAACAATTAGATTAAACTATCTTGAATCATctttttgattattatttttaatatacaGTTTTAGATTAAATGATAAGCTAGTAATATTTAAAGGGGGATATGCAAGTGTCTTATGTGGTCCATAAACGTGCTGTATTATCAGCCCCAGAAGAAAACAACCAAGCTTCCTTTGGATGCCAAATAGCATCTAAAACACCTAAGTTATTCTTAATTTTATGGCCGctcaatttcttcaatgggACAATCATTGgattcttcatcatatCATCATATACAGTAGCATGGAAGATATGAATGTTCCCATCATCTGCCACCGAACtaaataatggtaatttcTTATGGAAATTTACACTCCTTACTGCCTTATCATGATATCTTAGGGTCTTATATGGAGTACTTGCCAAATCCAGATCATGCCATAATACTCTTTTATCAAATGAAGATGCAATTAAATTATCACCTCTTGGATGAATATCAATCTTAGATAACCAACGAGCACCAGGTAAAAGTTTTTTCACTAAAGTTTGTTGTGATAAATCGTAGATTCTAATATATCTTTGGGAACAAACGAATAATTGTGGTTTGAATGGATGGAATTTGGCATCCATTATAATACCTTTAGATTTCTTAAATGGGGATTGAGTTAAATGTTTTGAGACTTGATGGATTAGGACTGATGTACTACCAGAATCTGGTTGTACAGTGACGAAATAATCACCCTTTCTATGCCATGACAGACGTTTAACAGTTTTTCTACAGGTAATAGTAATACATATATCTTTTTCCAATTGCTTTTGAGTTGGTTTATTCCATTGTGCAACTTGTTTCTTAACAGCAGCAATATTTTCACCATTTGCagcattttcatcatcatcgcTTCCATTCACTTCAAGgtttgatttcttaatagATCCAAAAGTGTCAAAACCAAACCCATGTTCAATCTTACTTTTCCCTTTATTTTCGATATCAAAACCAAAGATTGGTGGGacaattaaatgaatatgTTCACCAACAGATACAGCCAAGATACCAGTTTCCTTATCTGGGTTCCATTCAATACATTCAATATGATCATCAGTATTTTCTTCCGtatcttcaattaatgTCACATTATAGACTTCTCTACCTGTTAAGATTTCCCATACTCTTACAGTACCATCGTCTGAACCTGTTGCTAACCATAGCCCTGATGGATCAATAGATAATGTACGAATCTTACCTTGATGGCCAGCATATATCGTAGAACAACGAATTGGGAAAGGTCTTAGATCCTTTGGTGATGGCAGTTCAGGGATTAAGGATTCGGGGTCAATGTTTAATACATTTTTACGTACACGTGGAGCCAAATATAAATCTAAGGATCTTTCGAACCTTTCTCTAATATTTTCTCCATAACCTGGAACTTTTCTTAAAGAACCATATTTCTGTggaatgaaatttttctctCTTTCACTAAACTCAGTATTTTCccattctttcttttcttcttcggTCAAAAGATATTCTTCTGGAGGATTATAACTTTCTTCATTAGTTGgtggtaataattttggtGCTCTTAAATTCATGACATGGtcatttgtttcttctgAATCACCCCATAAATCGTActtatattcattttcaagtttttccttttctcgTATctcttttaattgttttggTGGGATAATACGACCTTCTCTAATGGCTCTAacaattttcattattctcTTTGCTTCATTCTTGGAAGGAATAAAACGTCTTTTTGGTTCCGGAATAGCAGTTAGAGGCATGACTTCTTCATGTCTTGTAAACCAATCTACATATGGTTCATATGGATTAGTTTGGTCATCAGTTTGTTCATTTCTACCAATCTTGGAAATCAACTCtagttcttcttcagtCAAATTCAAACCAGCACCAGAGTCTTGATCCAATAACCCAGTCCAACCTTCCGGTAATTCTATAGtatctaataattgatCTAATGCAGACCCCTTAGCTGGTCTCATGATTCTCTTACCGTTGATGTCATAACCGATATGTGGCATTTCATCATAGGCAGATAATGGGATATTACCAATTGTGTTTTTCGTTTCGACATCACTATCATCACTATCATATACTGGATTAATTTCTGGTTTGATAATTCTTGGTGTACCATCTATATATTTGGTGTAGATATTTGGGTCGGCGATTGTTTTTAATTGGATACCTGATAATTTGTCAACGAGGGACTTCGTATCGTCTGTATCATCAAAATCAGatgtattatattcttcttcatcatcgttTCCTTCAGCTTCTTGGGCgaataatttattcaattcatcttcagaaTCAGACATTTCATCTTGCACATGGTTTTGTTTCTGTTCCTGTTCTATTTCTTGACCTTCAATATCGGAGGACTCAGATTCTCTCTCTTCAACGGCTGATTCAAAGGCTTCATCGTCTTCTGCATCTTCGTTATCACTTTCACTGTCACTTGCACCATCAAGAAGACCATCTACTTTAAATTCGTCTTTATTGACATTGACATTGGTTTCTGCCTCAACCTCTTCGGATGTTCTTTTCTTGGAGAGAATTTTTTTCCCTCCCTTTACTAGATTTGTTCCCTTAGTCATTTGTCTAGAGATATTTCCGCAAGGTTTTGCAATACTCCTACACAAAGTGTACCATACGAACTAATAGCTAATATATCGAACTCATCTAATCATTCAAAGCTATTAACTTAATATTTcactactattattattgagCTCATCGCCTGcaaaaattttccaaaatctgaaaaattttaacATCCGTACCCCGCACTAACCATATTAAGAAGGATATGCCACCCAAACTACTCTGAAAAACACCTGCAGAAGTTGACAGGgtattaaagaatataagcaataaatataaaataagaTAAACCATcttatattaaaatttaCATGTTTTACTAATTAAAATTgctaatttttctaaatatttttgatcaatttcattgaatCCTTCGAAATCCAAACAATCTAAATCAATAACAGCCAAAGTTTCTGCTGTTTGTAGATCAAGTATTGGTACAACTATTTCACTTTTCGTCTCCCCGTCACAAGCAATATGTCCTGGGAATTTATTCACATCTGGGATTAATTGAGTCCTTTGAGTAGATGCAGCAGTACCACATACACCTTTACCAAATATGATTGTTTGACATGCTGGTTTCCCTTGAAATGGACCTAATATCAGTTCATTTTGCTTCGTTTTATCTGTAACGTAAAAACCCGCCCAGTTAACATTGACCTGCAACGCTTTATAAGCATGCCATATTAAGGATGCAGCATTGGCTAAATTACAGACCCAATTGGTTTGTTCTTTAGCCAATGACTCGTATGACACCAATAAGAACTCCAAAGTTTCTTCTCTACTACTTTCTGGTGAAAATATAGAATAGTTGGCATGATGTTGGTTGTCTcccattatttttcactcGTTCTTGCTTTTATTACTCGATCAAAAATCGTTTATCATAGAGTGTAAAGAATacaaaaatcaaaaacGTTGCATAGTGTAGGACTTTTGACTTATGACTTTGATAATTCAGCTTTCAAAGTACGAATTAAAATCTTGGCAATTTTTACTTCGTTAAAAATCCAAGTTCACCGACCAAGATTTCcccaaaaaaaaattaaaataagTGAGACGGACAGGAATTGAACCTGCAACCCTTCGATTGCAATTATAATTTCCTTGGAAATTCCAGGGTTTAACTGGAGTCGAAAGCTCTACCATTGAGCCACCGCttcttattattgaatttttattgtttaaCACTTTAAATAGGTGCAATAACATTTTTCAGTTAGTTTTTATGAGTATATAAGGGAGgaattcttcttccatATGCGTTGTACATAATTACATATTTGTCTCACTCATAAGAGGGAGAAGACGAGAGTGTCCTCCAAGGGGACATAAATACCCACACCACCACTGTGAGGCTGCATCTACACTCCGTTATCAACATGATTTACTGTACGTATCAAATTCCGACATACCACCAATAATAAGATCTGTGGGTAGTTAATTGATCAATGGTTAGCGCTCGGAAGCAGCGTTTCTAGTTAATCCTGTATTATTCTAATTGTAAGATTCTATTGTAGATTAAGATTAGTGCTAAATATGAAGTATAATAAGAGTAATTTAATATCCTCGTTTTAATGTATGTAAAACAGTTCAGTTTCTTAAATATCAATATGTCGGAATTATAATGTATCTGGCACATAGTGTACAGACACGTGGTTTCGTACAACACGATATatgttttctatataagaaaatttttattccatatgtaaagtgtataatatatattactctCCTGTCCTAGGACGGGGAGGAGCAATTCTGCAACGAATCTACCTATAAGGTCAGGTCCTGCAGTCTAATCTGCATCCAATATATGGTTTAATATGTTATATTCCCTAAAAAGCAATATGCTTCGAATACAATAGTAGATGAaatgtatataaaaaataataatataaaaataattacaGGAGAAAGAGAAATCGATACTTCGAGTTATGGGTCTATTTGTATTCCTGTCGATGGTAGAATAGATAATACGAGATCACAATTTTATCGTTGGTatatgaatttattgactACTTTGGTATTCATCAATCGCGTCGCGTCGTGCCGGTATTCTCTCAAGGTCCTCCCATATTTGGTAATCACTGAGTGTCTGTTATAGAAGACGTTGTACCAAGCCGGATGTCTAGGCCTTTACCATAGAATATTGATAGTACCtttatcttgaatattGTTCGAGCAGCTAGACCAAATTTTGATGCCATATCTTCTTAGTGAAAAAACACGATCCTACCACCCGAATCAGTATTTGTCTGAACGAGGTCTCGAAGGGAAAAATACTTAATCGtcatatgaaaaaaaataaaggatATTATCGGCAAGACTAATTTAGCAGCAGCTCTTAGTTCGAGAACTTTTATTTGTGTTCTATTAGCTTAGCTCTGTTTCTGGTTAGCGTCTTTGATGAATCCGgtatatattaaaatatatatgttatGGAAATTGTGCTGATGTAGCACAAGGGCCACAGGAATTTCTCTATCCTTCTCCCTGAGAGTCATTCGTTATCTgtgttttttgtttatattgATTACTTAACCGTTATCTAATAGTGTATACACGTTGATCCACCATATGTATTTATAGCTATGTATTTATGTGTTAATAGGAAGTCTCTCTAATCTTCTGTTTAATTGTACTATCCACGTATATATTTCACaataaaattcaattgaagGGGTTGATCCCGCTAACAGCTATTTACTATCACATAATTTACTTCCTAAAAAAAGCATCATGACCAATAATCCGAAAATATGTGAGGTTAATTGAGTTATTCTAACACATACCTAGGTTTATCGAGTTAAGGATGGGGTTGTCGTTGTTCCTTGAAGCTATTCATATGTAGTAAATCACTCCTAACAATACTACTTAAACGTACTCAACCCTGATACTCAAACATCAAGCGCCCTTAATTCAGACTATGTACGTAGAGTGTAAAATAtcataaatattatatgtCACAGGGGGACACCCTATTTATGATATAGAATAAATCGCATGGAAAAAATTgtgtttatatttaattgagTAATAATTTCAACTATTTCAATTTGGAACCATATCTTCAAAGGCCGCCCCAGATAACCAAAAGTAAACGAAAAGGTAGGTTTTTCGAAACGCCACGGTATTATTAAAtgtaattttctttttactGTGGGTTCCATCTATTAATActttcatatatattatataggTTACTTATTCTAAACAATAAGCAGAATCGAGGATAATAAGATGAATAGCTAAGAGTTCTAAGATTGGTAACGTTTTCTAAAGTAGTTTCGGTTGcaaaattatcaatcattattaattcttGAACGGATCGTAAAGCTCAGCGTCTCACATATCTCGATAATACACTTTGATACAATATTCGTTATACTTGACCAAGATATAACTAGTAGTTAGCTTATACTATCCCATCCTTAAGTCTGTTAACTTAGGTATGGTTTAGAGCAGTTAAACCAACCTTTCAAGTTCACAGAAGATTTACATTTACGTAAGACAACAAGTATGCCAAGTCAAAAAAAATCagttttaaaatatattgtcCTATAGTCTTTCTGTTATATATGTCTTTGGTTTTTAATTGTATAATTCAGAGGTTGGAGCTTCTGCAAACTCcgttttataaaaaaatttgtgaTAAAGCCACTCACTCCAACTGAACAGATTCTTGCTTAattgatttagaaaatCTTTACGCAACACTCTTAAGCAGATACCGccatattttgttttttcagCGTGTATCAAGTTTCTTAGGCACTTATCGAACTCAATATCATTGTCAACCGTTTCTATGGCAAGGGTCATGTTTGGACCTtgttttaataataatttcctATAGACATTCAGCTTGTTGTCAAACTCATTAACACTATCTTGTACATCCCTCATACGAGTATTCAACAGTCGaacattatatttcaattttgaagTTAGTGAATTTAATTCTTGCATTTCCTTTAGAAGATAattatgtttattttcaagTTTGGATTGCgtttcattgaatttatctGCCTTCTTGGAACAACTAGTAAATTCTAAATGTAGCTGATGAAGTGATGAActgaatttttcatcttcaatacCAGCATTTTCCCCATCACATAAATTCACAATTTTATCCCTCGTCTTCTGTTGCTCTTGTTTATGAAGACGAACTTTGACCTTCAGAAGATCTCTTGCCATCTTGACTACAGAAGAATCAAACGGTAGATCCCAAATTTCGATGGCAGTAGATGCTTCTGATAAAGAGTTAGATCTATGTAAATTCAACCTATATTCACCAATGGAATCTTGATAAGCTGCAATCTCAGTTTGATCATTGATAAAAGGGTACGATTTTCTTCTATAGAACTCAGCTTGATATTGAACATTAGTATCGTGGCTTCTAAGATATTTCGATCGATCATAGTTACAAAACATAGAGGAGATggataataaagaatttgatCCATTTTGGGATTTTAAACCTTGCAGTTCTTTCCCACTACCATCATGTTCGTTTTTGCTTTGGAAAAGAGGATCATCTGGAGACAGATCGgaagatttaaatttctCTGGCGATTGCTTTCTCAATATTGTTTCATCTATCTTCAATTTGTCCAAATATAATTCTTGCTTTTTCAACACTTCATCTAGATTACCATGATTAAAGTCTAATTCGGTgaatcttttcttcttccacCCATTATTCAAATCTCGAACACATTTCCCTTTACCCTTCCAAAGTAATCCGAGAGCACCTCCGTggatattattaacaaGTACATCTAGGTCTGATGTTAGGatatcatttgataattgCATGAAATTGCCTTTTCCTGCCATATCTTGCACTCTTGATTTAACAACTCTTTTAAACTTAAAGATATCTGTATTTGAACTTTTAGCcgatatttcaaataaactTTCTAAAGTTTCTGGGTCGAAATAAAGTAATTTATGATGTTTAGCTAGACCGTTCTTCTTTTGGAAAGTATATATCCCGGAATACATTTCAGTTTCTTGGAATGGATCCTTAGCAGAAATACAATCTTCTACCATCAATTTAAAATAACAACTCAAAACAAGACTAATGATGGAGGTCACAGTAGTCGGACCCATAGTAGTTTCATTTCTTGGTTTTGCTATACCCATATATGTTTTACCATATATTTCCCACCATCTATCGATGGCTCTTTTCGTTTCTTCGCATAAAAGACCACTCTTATGAATTTTAAAGTTAAATAACCCAAAATAACTTAAAGATAGTTGAATAATGGTAATTAGTTCTACAACTGGAGAGGTATGCTTTTTCGCACAGAAGACATCACTGGAAACCTTTGCTGGTTTCCCCTCTTGTAGACCGTGATCCTCGCCAATTCCGGCTTGAAGATCAtttggttgttgttgctggCGTTGCTTTGAACCCGTGTTTTGGGTTTTTATAGGAATTTTATACAGTTGTGAAAACTTCTCTAGAGCAGCTGTGGAGACaccatttaataataaacctTGACGACCACCACAGTGTAATCTTTTGAGATTGAAGTTGACTTTAAAATTTTCCCATACTTCTCTAATATCCCCACATTCTACGTGTATCAGGTATAAAGATGATGGAACCACTGATAAATTGGTTATAAATAAGGTActattctttattattttaggTTGTGATATGGAGATCAattcttgataatatttcttgaaatttccTGGCCAGAATTCCGGATTCTCAGGTAATAGAATCCTGACTGCGGTGATTTCATCTTGTGAATTACCTGTATATGAAGTGATTACAGTGGAAAAACTCCTTTCTGCTGTCCATTGCTCcactatatatatttc from Naumovozyma dairenensis CBS 421 chromosome 3, complete genome includes these protein-coding regions:
- the ERB1 gene encoding ribosome biogenesis protein ERB1 (similar to Saccharomyces cerevisiae ERB1 (YMR049C); ancestral locus Anc_2.613), which produces MTKGTNLVKGGKKILSKKRTSEEVEAETNVNVNKDEFKVDGLLDGASDSESDNEDAEDDEAFESAVEERESESSDIEGQEIEQEQKQNHVQDEMSDSEDELNKLFAQEAEGNDDEEEYNTSDFDDTDDTKSLVDKLSGIQLKTIADPNIYTKYIDGTPRIIKPEINPVYDSDDSDVETKNTIGNIPLSAYDEMPHIGYDINGKRIMRPAKGSALDQLLDTIELPEGWTGLLDQDSGAGLNLTEEELELISKIGRNEQTDDQTNPYEPYVDWFTRHEEVMPLTAIPEPKRRFIPSKNEAKRIMKIVRAIREGRIIPPKQLKEIREKEKLENEYKYDLWGDSEETNDHVMNLRAPKLLPPTNEESYNPPEEYLLTEEEKKEWENTEFSEREKNFIPQKYGSLRKVPGYGENIRERFERSLDLYLAPRVRKNVLNIDPESLIPELPSPKDLRPFPIRCSTIYAGHQGKIRTLSIDPSGLWLATGSDDGTVRVWEILTGREVYNVTLIEDTEENTDDHIECIEWNPDKETGILAVSVGEHIHLIVPPIFGFDIENKGKSKIEHGFGFDTFGSIKKSNLEVNGSDDDENAANGENIAAVKKQVAQWNKPTQKQLEKDICITITCRKTVKRLSWHRKGDYFVTVQPDSGSTSVLIHQVSKHLTQSPFKKSKGIIMDAKFHPFKPQLFVCSQRYIRIYDLSQQTLVKKLLPGARWLSKIDIHPRGDNLIASSFDKRVLWHDLDLASTPYKTLRYHDKAVRSVNFHKKLPLFSSVADDGNIHIFHATVYDDMMKNPMIVPLKKLSGHKIKNNLGVLDAIWHPKEAWLFSSGADNTARLWTT
- the NDAI0C00400 gene encoding L-methionine (R)-S-oxide reductase (similar to Saccharomyces cerevisiae YKL069W; ancestral locus Anc_2.614), whose amino-acid sequence is MGDNQHHANYSIFSPESSREETLEFLLVSYESLAKEQTNWVCNLANAASLIWHAYKALQVNVNWAGFYVTDKTKQNELILGPFQGKPACQTIIFGKGVCGTAASTQRTQLIPDVNKFPGHIACDGETKSEIVVPILDLQTAETLAVIDLDCLDFEGFNEIDQKYLEKLAILISKTCKF
- the STB6 gene encoding Stb6p (similar to Saccharomyces cerevisiae STB6 (YKL072W) and STB2 (YMR053C); ancestral locus Anc_2.616) produces the protein MTTDSPELNHYTTTERSESHSSSKKLELQPTVPLVSFIFPDMRALHRLNIQSSENPPYEVVKIHGFEIYIVEQWTAERSFSTVITSYTGNSQDEITAVRILLPENPEFWPGNFKKYYQELISISQPKIIKNSTLFITNLSVVPSSLYLIHVECGDIREVWENFKVNFNLKRLHCGGRQGLLLNGVSTAALEKFSQLYKIPIKTQNTGSKQRQQQQPNDLQAGIGEDHGLQEGKPAKVSSDVFCAKKHTSPVVELITIIQLSLSYFGLFNFKIHKSGLLCEETKRAIDRWWEIYGKTYMGIAKPRNETTMGPTTVTSIISLVLSCYFKLMVEDCISAKDPFQETEMYSGIYTFQKKNGLAKHHKLLYFDPETLESLFEISAKSSNTDIFKFKRVVKSRVQDMAGKGNFMQLSNDILTSDLDVLVNNIHGGALGLLWKGKGKCVRDLNNGWKKKRFTELDFNHGNLDEVLKKQELYLDKLKIDETILRKQSPEKFKSSDLSPDDPLFQSKNEHDGSGKELQGLKSQNGSNSLLSISSMFCNYDRSKYLRSHDTNVQYQAEFYRRKSYPFINDQTEIAAYQDSIGEYRLNLHRSNSLSEASTAIEIWDLPFDSSVVKMARDLLKVKVRLHKQEQQKTRDKIVNLCDGENAGIEDEKFSSSLHQLHLEFTSCSKKADKFNETQSKLENKHNYLLKEMQELNSLTSKLKYNVRLLNTRMRDVQDSVNEFDNKLNVYRKLLLKQGPNMTLAIETVDNDIEFDKCLRNLIHAEKTKYGGICLRVLRKDFLNQLSKNLFSWSEWLYHKFFYKTEFAEAPTSELYN